One Alphaproteobacteria bacterium DNA segment encodes these proteins:
- a CDS encoding glucose-6-phosphate isomerase, producing MTNSLPYRQDLRHCFDLVEGFDRQVLETWLDQTRDTVAALREAVGKGTYAFLDQPDRTDDLAAIEAAAKTLSKFSTVVLLGTGGSSLGARALAALADAGTGLGVKGKPRLIVAENVDPFAFERLVADLDPKTTGALIVSKSGGTAETLSQAHALLPKLADPAAQAIALTEPTDNALARLAKRYKLSTVDHPTTLGGRFSVLSAVGLIPAALLGLDIRALRKGAAIARDAALADPLSSAPAQGAALAAAFNARGVRTSVLCPYVDALAPFAQWYAQLWAESLGKGGHGTTPIRALGTVDQHSQLQLWLDGPADKLVTVVARETKGAGPRYSKDALGDSSLDWLENRTMGDLLDVSWRATVETLARRGRPVRLFTLPTLDETTLGALMMHFMLETVIAAALFDVEPFDQPAVEDGKRLARAYLKGMA from the coding sequence ATGACAAATTCCCTGCCCTATCGCCAGGACCTTCGCCATTGCTTCGATCTGGTCGAAGGTTTCGACCGCCAAGTCCTCGAAACCTGGCTCGACCAGACGCGCGACACGGTCGCGGCGTTGCGCGAAGCGGTCGGCAAGGGCACCTACGCGTTCCTCGACCAGCCCGACCGCACCGACGATCTCGCCGCCATCGAAGCGGCGGCCAAGACGCTGTCGAAATTTTCGACCGTCGTGCTGCTCGGAACGGGCGGGTCGAGCCTGGGCGCGCGCGCGCTGGCGGCGCTGGCCGATGCGGGCACGGGGCTGGGCGTCAAAGGCAAGCCGCGCTTGATCGTGGCGGAGAATGTCGATCCTTTCGCCTTCGAACGCCTCGTCGCCGATCTCGATCCCAAGACCACCGGCGCGTTGATCGTTTCCAAATCCGGCGGTACGGCGGAGACATTGTCGCAAGCGCATGCGCTTCTGCCCAAGCTCGCCGATCCGGCCGCCCAAGCCATCGCGCTGACCGAACCGACGGATAACGCGCTCGCACGGCTGGCCAAGCGCTACAAGCTTTCGACCGTCGATCATCCGACGACTTTGGGCGGGCGCTTCTCCGTGCTGTCCGCCGTGGGCTTGATTCCGGCGGCGCTGCTCGGCCTCGACATCCGCGCTTTGCGCAAGGGTGCGGCGATCGCGCGCGACGCGGCCCTCGCCGATCCGCTGTCCTCGGCACCCGCGCAAGGGGCCGCCCTGGCCGCCGCGTTCAACGCGCGCGGCGTGCGCACGAGTGTGCTGTGCCCCTATGTCGACGCGCTTGCACCCTTCGCGCAATGGTACGCGCAGCTCTGGGCCGAAAGCCTGGGCAAAGGCGGCCACGGCACGACGCCGATCCGGGCACTCGGCACCGTCGATCAGCATAGCCAGTTGCAGCTGTGGCTCGACGGCCCGGCCGACAAGCTCGTCACCGTCGTCGCGCGCGAAACCAAGGGGGCGGGTCCCCGCTATTCGAAGGACGCGCTGGGCGATTCGTCGCTCGACTGGCTCGAGAACCGCACGATGGGCGATCTGCTCGACGTGTCGTGGCGCGCGACGGTCGAAACCCTGGCGCGGCGCGGCCGCCCGGTGCGCCTGTTCACGCTGCCCACGCTCGACGAAACGACGCTGGGCGCGTTGATGATGCATTTCATGCTCGAAACCGTCATCGCCGCGGCGTTGTTCGACGTCGAGCCCTTCGACCAGCCGGCCGTGGAAGACGGCAAGCGTCTGGCGCGCGCTTATCTGAAAGGCATGGCGTGA
- the mutL gene encoding DNA mismatch repair endonuclease MutL, protein MTIRRLPETLVNRIAAGEVIERPAAAVKELVENAIDAGATRIAVNLSEAGRAAIVVTDDGKGMSPDELGLAVERHATSKLPDDDLLAIRTLGFRGEALPSIGAVARLTIASRARDAADAWSIAIEGGRKGKPVPSPHPPGTRVEVRDLFYATPARLKFLKGERAEREACEDAIARLAMAHPEIGFELTSDGRTILKLPPAPRLDRIAAVVGKEFLGSAVDVLAQREADEGPIKLDGHAGLPTYNRATSQHQYLFVNGRPVRDKLLAGAVRGAYADFLARDRHPVLALFLTLPTDLVDANVHPAKTEVRFRDPARIRGLIVGSLREALDRAGFRAATSVAVEAIDLVRPQTLPPPQYAFAAPGPRGTTPDLAERSYEYHAPLAPSAPPAAPMPEASAIATGNLPLGVARAQVHETYIVAQTSDGIVIVDQHAAHERLVYERMKAALAAGSVKRQALLIPEIVELGDKDCAALLARADELGELGLAIEAFGPGAIAVRETPALLGEVDVRGLLRDLADEIAEHGAALSLKERLGDVCGTMACHGSVRAGRRLSGPEMDALLRQMEATPHSGQCNHGRPTYVELKLADIEKLFGRR, encoded by the coding sequence GTGACGATACGCCGCCTGCCCGAAACCCTCGTCAACCGCATCGCGGCGGGCGAGGTGATCGAACGGCCGGCGGCGGCCGTGAAGGAACTCGTCGAAAACGCGATCGACGCGGGTGCGACGCGCATCGCGGTCAATCTTTCCGAAGCGGGGCGTGCCGCCATCGTCGTCACCGACGACGGCAAGGGCATGTCGCCGGACGAGCTCGGCCTTGCCGTCGAGCGGCACGCGACGTCGAAACTGCCGGACGACGATCTACTCGCGATCCGCACGCTGGGCTTCCGGGGCGAGGCCTTGCCCTCCATCGGTGCCGTGGCGCGATTGACCATCGCCAGCCGCGCGCGCGATGCGGCCGATGCATGGTCGATCGCGATCGAAGGCGGGCGCAAGGGCAAGCCGGTGCCGTCGCCGCATCCGCCGGGGACGCGCGTCGAAGTGCGCGATCTTTTTTACGCCACGCCCGCGCGCCTTAAATTCCTGAAGGGCGAACGCGCCGAACGCGAGGCCTGCGAGGACGCGATCGCGCGCCTCGCCATGGCGCATCCCGAGATCGGCTTCGAACTGACATCGGACGGGCGCACGATTCTGAAACTGCCGCCCGCCCCGCGCCTCGACCGTATCGCCGCCGTCGTGGGCAAGGAGTTTCTCGGCAGCGCCGTCGACGTGCTGGCCCAGCGTGAGGCCGACGAAGGCCCGATCAAGCTCGACGGTCATGCGGGGCTCCCGACCTATAATCGCGCGACGTCGCAGCACCAATATCTGTTCGTCAACGGCCGCCCGGTGCGCGACAAGCTGCTGGCGGGCGCCGTGCGTGGGGCCTATGCCGATTTTCTGGCGCGCGACCGGCATCCGGTGCTCGCGCTTTTCCTGACGCTGCCCACCGATCTGGTCGACGCCAATGTGCATCCGGCAAAAACCGAAGTGCGCTTCCGCGATCCCGCCCGTATTCGCGGGCTGATCGTCGGCAGTCTGCGCGAGGCGTTGGATCGCGCGGGTTTCCGTGCCGCCACATCCGTCGCGGTCGAGGCGATCGATCTGGTCCGCCCGCAAACCCTGCCGCCACCGCAATACGCGTTCGCGGCCCCGGGTCCGCGTGGAACGACGCCCGATCTGGCGGAGCGCAGCTACGAATATCATGCACCGTTGGCGCCCAGCGCCCCGCCTGCCGCGCCGATGCCCGAAGCTTCGGCCATTGCGACCGGCAATCTGCCGCTCGGCGTGGCGCGCGCACAGGTGCACGAGACTTATATCGTCGCGCAAACCAGCGACGGCATCGTCATCGTCGATCAGCACGCGGCGCATGAACGCCTTGTCTACGAGCGCATGAAGGCGGCACTCGCCGCCGGTAGCGTGAAGCGCCAGGCGCTGCTGATTCCCGAAATCGTCGAACTCGGCGACAAGGATTGCGCGGCGCTGCTGGCACGCGCCGACGAGCTTGGCGAATTGGGCCTCGCCATCGAGGCGTTCGGGCCCGGCGCCATCGCCGTGCGCGAAACGCCCGCACTACTCGGCGAGGTCGATGTGCGCGGCTTGCTGCGCGATCTCGCCGACGAAATCGCCGAGCATGGCGCCGCACTATCACTCAAGGAACGCCTCGGCGATGTGTGCGGCACGATGGCCTGCCACGGCTCGGTGCGCGCGGGCCGCCGCCTGTCGGGCCCCGAGATGGATGCGTTGCTGCGCCAGATGGAAGCCACACCGCATTCGGGCCAGTGCAATCACGGCCGCCCGACTTACGTCGAACTCAAACTCGCCGATATCGAAAAACTGTTCGGACGGCGCTGA
- a CDS encoding ABC transporter substrate-binding protein has protein sequence MTTGRKTAALGRRGFLGGMTAGAALLAAPAIAAGGIEIVDIAGRNVSLKAPAKRVILGEGRLMYGYSVLQPKAPFERLVGWGDDMVLYDPGTYRHYRAKHPSGDAVPRFGSAVNSDFSVEKAIASNPDLVLFPLSAYQRQIQAGTFEKLQRAGIPAAIVDLREALAQNTQPSIEIMGSLLGLDKEAAEFNRFYLRETRRVSSAVWNMPANKRTTVFMERAAGFDPNNCCMTFGNANLGVTLQDAGGINWGAGRFPGIGGTASPEAILTLDPEVIIGTGADWAESTPGSRGVPFGYETTPAQVQAALKALAERPGWSALKAVKSKRFYSIYHQFYTSPAHLVAMQVFAKWLYPEQFAGLDPDAVWREYHERFSPIPLSGVFWAQLA, from the coding sequence ATGACGACGGGACGCAAGACGGCGGCGCTTGGCCGCCGTGGCTTTTTGGGGGGCATGACGGCGGGTGCGGCCCTGTTGGCGGCACCGGCCATCGCCGCCGGCGGGATCGAAATCGTCGATATCGCGGGCCGCAATGTCAGCCTGAAAGCCCCGGCCAAGCGCGTGATCCTGGGCGAAGGGCGGTTGATGTACGGCTACTCCGTGCTGCAACCCAAGGCGCCGTTCGAGCGTTTGGTCGGCTGGGGCGACGACATGGTGCTCTACGATCCGGGCACCTATCGCCATTATCGCGCCAAGCACCCGAGCGGCGACGCCGTGCCGCGCTTCGGCTCGGCGGTGAATTCGGATTTCAGCGTCGAGAAGGCGATCGCGTCGAATCCCGATCTCGTCCTTTTCCCGTTGTCGGCCTATCAGCGCCAGATCCAGGCCGGCACGTTCGAGAAGTTGCAGCGCGCGGGCATCCCCGCCGCGATCGTCGATCTGCGCGAAGCGCTCGCGCAGAACACGCAGCCGAGCATCGAGATCATGGGTTCGCTGCTCGGCCTCGACAAGGAAGCGGCGGAGTTCAACCGGTTCTACTTGCGCGAAACGCGGCGCGTGTCGTCCGCCGTGTGGAACATGCCCGCGAACAAGCGCACGACCGTGTTCATGGAACGCGCGGCGGGGTTCGATCCGAATAATTGCTGCATGACCTTCGGCAACGCCAATCTGGGCGTCACCTTGCAGGACGCGGGCGGCATCAATTGGGGTGCCGGCCGCTTCCCCGGCATCGGAGGTACTGCCAGCCCCGAAGCGATTCTGACGCTCGACCCCGAAGTGATCATCGGCACGGGCGCGGATTGGGCGGAAAGCACGCCCGGCTCGCGCGGCGTGCCGTTCGGCTACGAGACGACGCCCGCGCAAGTGCAGGCGGCGTTGAAGGCGCTGGCCGAACGGCCGGGCTGGTCGGCGTTGAAGGCGGTGAAGTCGAAGCGCTTCTACTCGATCTATCACCAGTTCTATACGAGCCCCGCGCATCTGGTCGCGATGCAGGTCTTCGCGAAATGGCTCTATCCGGAGCAGTTCGCGGGCCTCGATCCCGACGCGGTCTGGCGCGAATATCACGAACGTTTCTCGCCGATCCCGCTATCGGGCGTGTTCTGGGCGCAGCTCGCGTGA
- a CDS encoding iron ABC transporter permease, which produces MALSGAVRGPRSRRGLARISRTFLADPAIGRVLGAARVSDAALASPAQTRIAAAERRRGLVLAGAALAVVALVLVDLGTGPGSIPLADVVRALIDRDAVEIRLGVIVWDIRLPVALQAALLGAMLGIAGAQMQTILDNPLADPFTLGVSSAAGVGASVAIVTGMSLIPGAGPFLVSANAFVFAFGAALLVFFFSVVRGATSETMILFGIALMFAFNALLAILQYRASETQLVQIVFWMMGSLQRATPERLLAGVAILAVVGGLMWRRRWALTAMRFGDDRAASLGVDPRRLRLETLLLIALLSATAVSYAGVIGFIGLVGPHIARLAVGEDQRWFAPLSALCGAALLSAASIAAKSISPGVIYPIGIVTALVGVPVFLSIVAGRRSVAR; this is translated from the coding sequence ATGGCTCTATCCGGAGCAGTTCGCGGGCCTCGATCCCGACGCGGTCTGGCGCGAATATCACGAACGTTTCTCGCCGATCCCGCTATCGGGCGTGTTCTGGGCGCAGCTCGCGTGAGCGACGCCGCCCTCGCGTCGCCCGCCCAGACGCGCATCGCGGCGGCCGAACGCCGGCGGGGACTCGTCCTCGCCGGTGCCGCCCTTGCGGTCGTCGCGTTGGTGCTCGTCGATCTGGGCACGGGGCCGGGCAGTATCCCGCTCGCCGACGTGGTCCGCGCGTTGATCGACCGCGACGCCGTCGAGATTCGCTTGGGCGTGATCGTGTGGGACATCCGCCTGCCCGTGGCGCTGCAAGCGGCCTTGCTCGGCGCGATGCTCGGCATCGCGGGCGCGCAAATGCAGACGATCCTCGACAACCCGCTCGCCGATCCGTTCACGCTGGGCGTGTCCTCGGCCGCCGGCGTGGGCGCGTCGGTCGCGATCGTCACCGGGATGTCGTTGATCCCTGGGGCGGGCCCGTTCCTCGTCTCCGCCAACGCCTTCGTCTTCGCCTTCGGCGCGGCGTTGCTGGTGTTCTTCTTTTCGGTCGTGCGCGGCGCCACGTCCGAAACGATGATCCTGTTCGGCATCGCGCTGATGTTCGCGTTCAACGCGCTGCTGGCGATTCTGCAATATCGCGCGTCGGAAACGCAGCTCGTGCAGATCGTGTTCTGGATGATGGGCTCGTTGCAGCGCGCCACACCCGAACGCCTGCTGGCCGGCGTGGCCATCCTCGCCGTCGTCGGCGGCTTGATGTGGCGGCGGCGCTGGGCGCTGACCGCGATGCGCTTCGGCGACGACCGGGCGGCGAGCCTGGGCGTCGATCCGCGCCGCCTGCGCCTGGAAACGCTGCTGCTGATCGCGCTGCTATCGGCCACCGCCGTTTCCTATGCGGGCGTGATCGGCTTCATCGGCTTGGTCGGCCCGCATATCGCGCGCCTCGCGGTGGGCGAGGATCAGCGCTGGTTCGCGCCCTTATCCGCCCTATGCGGGGCCGCGTTGCTGTCCGCCGCGTCGATCGCGGCCAAATCGATTTCGCCCGGCGTGATCTATCCCATCGGCATCGTCACCGCTCTGGTCGGCGTGCCGGTATTCCTGTCGATCGTCGCCGGGCGACGGAGTGTGGCGCGATGA
- a CDS encoding ABC transporter ATP-binding protein, whose translation MKGLHFEDIEVGYGTRTVLRGIGADALLPGTITALIGPNAAGKSTLMRAIAGLLPIKRGAIAVDGTRIEKLRLRPRAKYVRYVPQTYATSARLSVYDAVHVAARAAAPDEAPRDIRLAVAATLERTGTAPLADRMVCDLSGGQQQLVALAQGLVRPAPVLLLDEPTSALDLRNQLEALRLLRDAAQRDKIAVAVAMHDLALAARHADRVILLSQGAIVADGAPDDVFAAPECGAAYGVELAATRSGSGALLIEASLP comes from the coding sequence ATGAAGGGTTTGCATTTCGAAGATATCGAAGTCGGCTACGGCACGCGCACGGTGCTGCGCGGCATCGGCGCCGATGCGCTGCTGCCCGGCACGATCACGGCGCTGATCGGCCCCAACGCCGCCGGCAAATCCACCTTGATGCGCGCCATCGCCGGCTTGCTGCCGATCAAACGCGGCGCCATCGCCGTGGACGGCACGCGGATCGAGAAACTGCGCCTGCGCCCGCGCGCGAAATACGTGCGCTACGTGCCGCAGACCTATGCGACGTCCGCACGGCTGTCGGTCTACGACGCGGTGCATGTCGCCGCGCGCGCCGCGGCGCCGGACGAAGCACCGCGCGATATCCGCTTGGCCGTCGCGGCGACGCTGGAGCGTACGGGCACCGCCCCGCTCGCGGACCGGATGGTCTGCGATCTTTCCGGCGGCCAGCAGCAGCTTGTGGCGCTCGCCCAAGGCTTGGTGCGCCCCGCCCCCGTGCTGCTGCTCGACGAGCCGACCAGCGCGCTGGATCTGCGCAACCAGCTTGAGGCGTTGCGCTTGCTGCGCGACGCGGCGCAACGCGACAAGATCGCGGTCGCGGTCGCCATGCACGATCTGGCGCTGGCCGCACGCCACGCCGATCGGGTGATCCTCTTGTCTCAGGGTGCGATCGTCGCCGACGGCGCGCCCGACGACGTTTTCGCCGCGCCCGAATGCGGAGCGGCTTACGGCGTGGAACTCGCCGCGACGCGGTCGGGGTCGGGCGCCTTGTTGATCGAAGCGAGTCTGCCATGA
- a CDS encoding methyltransferase domain-containing protein: MNGANWSLKEEIRDYWSGRAETFDQSRGHRIHDGAEANSWRRVMTEGLGDIAGKKILDLACGTGEISRMLLDLGATVTGVDFAEPMLARAKAKLRGRDWTGMLGDAERLDTLQPETFDGAITRHLAWTLTDPPAAYAAILRVLKPGARLLVIDGDWVSEGPRSRILRGLAKLIDGKEGQAGADAERHKRILSQVPYANGLTPERLRVDLEATGFADVTRHSTLAVYLWGMRGAGLGDQLRLLAPTRFAISARRP; the protein is encoded by the coding sequence ATGAACGGCGCGAATTGGAGTTTGAAGGAAGAGATCCGCGATTACTGGTCGGGCCGCGCCGAGACGTTCGACCAGTCGCGCGGCCATCGCATCCATGACGGCGCGGAAGCGAATTCGTGGCGCCGCGTAATGACCGAAGGTCTGGGCGATATCGCGGGCAAGAAGATCCTCGACCTCGCCTGCGGGACGGGCGAGATCAGCCGTATGTTGCTCGATCTGGGCGCGACCGTGACCGGCGTGGATTTCGCCGAACCGATGCTGGCGCGCGCCAAGGCCAAGCTGCGCGGCCGCGACTGGACCGGCATGCTGGGCGATGCGGAGCGGCTCGACACGCTGCAGCCGGAGACGTTCGACGGCGCGATCACCCGCCATCTCGCTTGGACGCTGACCGATCCGCCGGCCGCCTATGCCGCCATCTTGCGCGTGTTGAAGCCGGGTGCGCGACTCCTCGTCATCGACGGCGATTGGGTCAGCGAAGGCCCGCGTTCGCGCATCCTGCGCGGTCTCGCCAAGCTGATCGACGGCAAGGAAGGCCAGGCGGGGGCGGACGCCGAGCGCCACAAGCGCATCCTGTCGCAAGTGCCCTACGCCAACGGCCTAACGCCCGAACGCTTGCGCGTCGATCTCGAAGCCACGGGCTTTGCCGACGTCACGCGCCATTCCACGCTCGCGGTCTATCTGTGGGGGATGCGCGGCGCGGGGCTCGGCGATCAGTTGCGATTGCTGGCGCCCACACGCTTCGCGATCTCGGCCCGCCGGCCCTAA
- a CDS encoding DMT family transporter encodes MSELRPSRAIGLAAAFAAAAIGAAWQIATRAGASTDLGPLDLAMLRYGVPALALSPVLWRAGFWPRTARLALIAPIFLGGGLPFGLVAMAGAGLAPVAHMGALLPGTMPLFTALLAFAVLGERIGRQRAIGFAIVAAGVAAIVGPALAVGGDGAWRGDFLFLAASALWAVFSVAYRRSGLGAWQVSALLAALSFACVLPLWLIAGGGLLSASWRDVALQVAAQGICAGLLGTWTYALAIRHLGAGRAALSGALVPALSALGGFAMLGEMPDLSTAAGIVLTMLGIALALR; translated from the coding sequence ATGTCCGAACTTCGTCCTTCGCGCGCGATCGGTCTCGCCGCCGCCTTCGCCGCCGCCGCGATCGGGGCGGCGTGGCAGATCGCCACGCGCGCCGGCGCATCGACGGATCTGGGGCCGCTCGATCTCGCCATGTTGCGTTACGGCGTGCCCGCCTTGGCGCTGTCGCCGGTACTGTGGCGCGCGGGCTTCTGGCCTCGCACGGCGCGGCTTGCGTTGATCGCGCCGATATTTCTGGGCGGCGGCTTGCCGTTCGGCTTGGTCGCGATGGCGGGGGCCGGTTTGGCGCCCGTCGCGCATATGGGCGCGTTGCTGCCGGGCACGATGCCGCTGTTCACCGCCTTGCTCGCCTTCGCCGTGCTGGGCGAACGGATCGGGCGGCAACGCGCGATCGGCTTCGCGATCGTCGCGGCGGGTGTCGCCGCCATCGTCGGCCCGGCTTTGGCGGTGGGCGGCGATGGCGCGTGGCGCGGCGATTTTCTGTTTCTCGCCGCGTCCGCGCTTTGGGCGGTTTTCTCGGTCGCGTATCGGCGCAGCGGACTCGGCGCTTGGCAGGTTTCGGCGCTGCTCGCGGCGTTGTCGTTCGCGTGCGTCCTGCCGCTCTGGCTGATCGCCGGCGGCGGCCTGTTGTCGGCGTCATGGCGCGACGTCGCGTTGCAGGTCGCGGCGCAAGGGATCTGCGCGGGCCTGCTCGGCACCTGGACCTACGCCCTCGCCATCCGGCATCTGGGCGCGGGCCGTGCGGCGCTGTCGGGCGCGCTGGTGCCTGCTTTGTCGGCGTTGGGCGGCTTCGCGATGTTGGGCGAAATGCCCGATCTATCGACGGCAGCGGGCATCGTCTTGACGATGCTGGGGATCGCGCTCGCGCTGCGTTAG
- a CDS encoding LysR family transcriptional regulator, giving the protein MAAKRRLPPFAGLLAFDAVLRHGGFSRAGDALHLTQSAVSHRVAALERHFGAKLFERLNPGLAPTRAGKRLAAALTPILAGLEDLNGKVAAGPIRFKLATGQALLGWWLSARLGALAAAFPHLEIEIAALTHLSQRGRVRADLELLWVKRAEFAGGPQALAFPEETIFPVAAPGLLRGRRDWRALPLIAKTEAAEDDATPEWRWRAWLGGTAKRAALRFDDPGAALQAAIDGGGIALTRSLLAQDALAAGRLKRVSRAAMPSAKIQTAQWRAESDALAGPIARFLIAKAAGA; this is encoded by the coding sequence ATGGCCGCCAAACGCCGCCTACCGCCCTTCGCGGGGCTTCTCGCGTTCGACGCCGTGCTGCGCCACGGCGGCTTTTCGCGCGCGGGCGACGCGCTGCATTTGACTCAGAGCGCCGTCAGCCACCGCGTCGCGGCGCTGGAGCGGCATTTCGGCGCGAAACTGTTCGAACGGTTGAATCCCGGCCTTGCGCCCACGCGGGCGGGCAAGCGTCTGGCGGCCGCATTGACGCCGATCCTGGCGGGTCTGGAGGATCTGAACGGCAAGGTCGCCGCGGGCCCGATCCGCTTCAAACTCGCGACCGGTCAAGCGTTGCTCGGCTGGTGGCTTTCGGCGCGGCTGGGCGCCTTGGCCGCCGCGTTTCCGCATCTGGAGATCGAGATCGCGGCACTGACCCATCTGTCACAGCGCGGGCGGGTGCGCGCGGACCTCGAATTGCTGTGGGTGAAGCGCGCGGAATTCGCGGGCGGCCCGCAGGCGCTGGCGTTTCCGGAGGAGACGATCTTCCCCGTCGCCGCTCCCGGCTTGCTGCGCGGCCGCCGCGATTGGCGCGCGTTGCCGCTGATCGCCAAAACCGAGGCGGCCGAGGACGACGCGACGCCCGAATGGCGCTGGCGCGCGTGGCTCGGGGGCACCGCCAAACGCGCGGCATTGCGCTTCGACGATCCGGGGGCGGCGCTGCAAGCCGCGATCGACGGCGGCGGCATCGCACTAACGCGCTCGCTGCTGGCGCAGGACGCGCTCGCCGCCGGACGGCTAAAACGCGTCTCGCGCGCCGCGATGCCGTCGGCGAAGATTCAAACGGCCCAATGGCGCGCGGAAAGCGACGCGCTCGCGGGGCCGATCGCGCGTTTCCTGATCGCGAAGGCGGCGGGCGCCTAG
- a CDS encoding EAL domain-containing protein, translating to MDDTGSTDRALRALEGAGDAAYVWDLATDAIEWAGKAEDTFGPRGDFPPTGQVLQSRIYAEDLPGRVKALSAHFVDRLAYDLDYRIRGDGGALIWVHDRGRAEFAPDGRPIRVAGTLRAITARKEREARLEYLANYDALTGHFNAVRLREALDHQLAYAARYEAPGAFLLIGIDNLGAINDAFGWATADAILVGVGQRLERALRESDVIGRAGGDRFGLVLAHCPESEIGLAADRLLSTVRSAPIETPDGPIHVTASAGAVLFMGQGPSGVEMQARAESALAEAKRAGRNRYAIFSASPAQRELHQRLVAISSDVQAALKDERLVFAFQPVVGAQDHKIHHYEALLRLQRMDGTIAPAGSFIPIVEQTGLMRLLDRRVLEMSIGELNRWPDVSLAINISGLTAGDPTWLRALSGFVKGRPEIAQRLIVEITETVAIQDIDETAKFVAAVRDLGCRVALDDFGAGYTSFRNLKALAVDSVKIDGSFVRGLADNVDNQLFIRTLLGLAEGFGLETVAECVENNLEAQHLAKRGVNLLQGNLFGLPSIERPWLAPLGLDALSAKPARPNFAVIPGKN from the coding sequence ATGGATGACACGGGTTCCACCGACCGCGCTTTGCGCGCCCTGGAAGGGGCGGGCGACGCCGCTTACGTCTGGGACCTCGCGACCGATGCGATCGAATGGGCGGGCAAGGCGGAGGACACGTTCGGGCCGCGCGGCGATTTTCCGCCCACGGGCCAGGTGCTGCAAAGCCGGATCTACGCCGAAGATTTGCCCGGCCGCGTGAAAGCGCTGTCGGCGCATTTCGTCGACCGGCTCGCCTATGATCTCGATTATCGCATTCGCGGCGACGGCGGGGCGTTGATCTGGGTGCATGATCGCGGCCGGGCCGAATTCGCGCCCGACGGGCGGCCGATCCGCGTGGCCGGCACGTTGCGTGCGATCACGGCGCGCAAGGAACGCGAAGCGCGTCTCGAATATCTCGCGAATTACGACGCGCTGACCGGCCATTTCAACGCCGTGCGTCTGCGCGAAGCGCTCGACCATCAGCTCGCTTACGCCGCGCGCTACGAAGCGCCCGGCGCCTTTCTGCTGATCGGCATCGACAATCTGGGCGCCATCAACGACGCGTTCGGCTGGGCGACCGCCGACGCGATTCTGGTCGGCGTCGGCCAACGTCTCGAACGCGCGTTACGCGAATCCGACGTGATCGGGCGCGCGGGCGGCGATCGCTTCGGCTTGGTGCTCGCGCATTGCCCGGAAAGCGAAATCGGCCTTGCCGCCGATCGCCTGCTCAGCACGGTGCGTTCGGCGCCGATCGAAACGCCGGATGGGCCGATCCATGTCACGGCCTCGGCCGGTGCGGTGCTGTTCATGGGCCAAGGCCCGTCGGGTGTGGAGATGCAGGCGCGCGCGGAATCCGCGCTGGCGGAAGCCAAGCGCGCGGGCCGCAATCGCTACGCCATTTTCTCGGCGAGCCCCGCCCAACGCGAACTGCATCAGCGCTTGGTCGCGATTTCGTCGGACGTGCAGGCGGCGTTGAAGGACGAACGTCTCGTCTTCGCCTTCCAGCCGGTGGTCGGCGCGCAGGACCACAAAATCCATCACTACGAAGCGCTGCTGCGCTTGCAGCGCATGGACGGCACGATCGCGCCGGCGGGCTCGTTCATTCCCATCGTTGAACAGACCGGCTTGATGCGCTTGCTCGACCGGCGCGTGCTGGAAATGTCGATCGGCGAGCTCAATCGCTGGCCGGATGTTTCGCTCGCGATCAACATTTCCGGCCTGACGGCGGGCGATCCGACATGGCTGCGCGCGTTGTCGGGTTTCGTCAAAGGACGGCCGGAGATCGCGCAGCGTCTGATCGTCGAGATCACCGAAACGGTGGCGATTCAGGATATCGACGAGACGGCGAAATTCGTCGCCGCCGTGCGCGATCTGGGCTGCCGCGTGGCGCTCGACGATTTCGGCGCGGGCTACACCAGCTTCCGCAATTTGAAGGCGCTGGCGGTCGATAGCGTGAAGATCGACGGTTCCTTCGTGCGCGGCCTTGCCGACAACGTCGACAATCAGCTCTTCATCCGCACGCTGCTGGGCCTCGCCGAAGGGTTCGGCCTGGAAACCGTCGCCGAATGCGTCGAGAACAATCTCGAGGCCCAGCATCTCGCCAAGCGCGGCGTCAATCTGCTGCAAGGCAATCTGTTCGGCCTGCCCAGCATCGAAAGGCCGTGGCTCGCGCCGTTGGGGTTGGACGCGCTTTCGGCGAAGCCCGCGCGGCCCAACTTCGCCGTCATCCCCGGCAAGAACTAG